Proteins encoded in a region of the Takifugu flavidus isolate HTHZ2018 chromosome 10, ASM371156v2, whole genome shotgun sequence genome:
- the LOC130532508 gene encoding IgGFc-binding protein-like — protein MGDPHYHTFDGRGFDFMGTCTYVIAKTCMADDKLQGFEVLAENENRGSLRVSYVGVVTVKVYGITITVVRSERGRVRIDNSLWTLPIALNNNKLLLSQSGRSVLIQTDFGLTVRYDWNTRLLVSLTESYAGKTCGLCGNFNGNPNDDFTTPSGTQANGAVAFGSSWKVQGMGEKAHCRDDCVGGCDHCENKNMKHWESDTFCGIITLKNGPFSKCHSTIDPQVYLENCKYDVCVAKGSRHFLCNALEDYTEVCQTAGVQVQDWRKMSNCHVTCPANSHYELCGSACPATCSDPNAPSKCKLPCVQTCTCNEGFVLSGNRCVRTNNCGCTHEGRYVPSGESFWADDSCRRWCKCNPRNREVECKDKSCKAGEQCKVIKGERKCHALSQSTCHSSGDPHYMTFDREKFDFQGTCVYQLAALCNNNTELEQFEVRVQNEHRHNKRVSFTKLVEVKVHSFSIIMTTSYKGNILVNNELVNLPVTLDEGRISVQKNGFFAVVTTTFGLKAAFDWRSRASVTLPGTYEGAVCGLCGNYNGKKADDLIPKNGDKPVPASEFGNSWQIGEIPGCVGGCKGVCPKCDINQKVQYEQKNYCGIINDPSGPFRECHAKVSPAEYFEDCVFDVCMYKGRKDVLCQAVASYTEACQNEGAKVFNWRTSQFCAMKCPLHSHYELCANGCPASCMSLVSPVACDSDCKEACSCDDGYVLSGDVCVPLSQCGCLYDNKYYRTGQVFYPNGQCQEQCKCKQGGEIACLDFKCGPNEECKIVKGIHKCHPVGKGVCQASGDPHYTSFDGLKFDFQGTCTYTLSKSCGLEGSNLVDFSVNVENVQWEQNKKVVVSVTKMVAVEVYGFTLIMKQKTSGILVNGVLRHLPLNLNEGAVKIYKQGRRYIVETDFELIVTYDLVYHVTVTVPGNYRDKVCGLCGNFNGNKGDDFRDSRGIIVKDVNSFGASWKVKIPGAVCLDGCKGKSCPNCKAPLKALFSTSTYCGIMTAPNGPFKICHDKLDPKPYFDDCIFDVCASNGEGSALCDSVATYAFSCHKAGVDIKNWRTKSFCPMKCPTNSHYEVCADNWALTCPGLTDIVFPTPECTEGCECNDGFSFNGETCIEENKCGCFDNGKSYKPGEVMYEENCEEKCTCQPDKGLVCEQHSCPQNTKCIVRKGVRACYHTDPCEDVKCRIKEKCRVVKGEAECVPVYTGTCWAWGDPHFHTYDGYNFDFQGTCNYVMSETCGDLDGLVPFSVTERNDNRGNKAVSYVREVHVSVYGYSITIRKNQVGRVMVDGQLLNLPVELGEGKVSLLHRGGRAVVETNFGLVVSYEWRWHLVIKLPSSYYGSVCGLCGNFNGNHADEHLDPAGEAVPSVIEWGKSWQTPDQDKESPCSVCEKDCPTCNENMLQRYQTEAFCGALTAKNGLFKICHKKVDPQAFFHSCVYDICLNDGDKKMLCQALASYTSECNDKGVKITGWRKKYGCPMNCPRHSHYEECASPCQPSCPFPDEPVICTLNCVESCVCDKGYVLSGGVCVPQETCGCSYEGRYYKPGQRFWANEGCSRLCECDTTLGLVKCSEASCSAKEVCTLVDGQRTCAATSHATCSASGDPHYHTFDGHRFDFQGTCVYQLVGLCSRQEGLEPFNVTVQNDHRGSTSVSFTKTVKFYIYGITLTLSRQYPNRILLNDELALLPLEYSDKLKVSLSGRKAVVNTAAGITVTFDWQSTMRVTLPSTYQSMVCGLCGNYNGKGQDDMSMPNGQTTTNSNKLGESWQVALTPGCSTACQGAHCQECSEEQKSKYEAQRYCGIITEKTGSFKNCHKQLDPGPFLKDCVFDACQYHGHFAAICDAIQTYASACQNEGITVDTWRREDFCPMTCPANSHYTLCASACPTTCARLTSDDKCQKACIEGCECNDGYLLSGDTCVPVKDCGCSYEGRYYRKGDIIYPDSQCEEKCVCGETGDMSCQKTKCLKGETCKLLNGVNGCHPIKHDKCVASGDPHYISFDGRRFDFQGTCEYVLAKTCDIDPNSLTAFTVTQRNQRFGNGKVAVTKTITVQVFGYEITIKQGVPWKVNLNNELVNIPLSLDNGRVQVTQQGQNIIVQTDFGLKVLYNTVYYVEVIVPSTYQGKMCGLCGNNNNNPSDDFKLPSGKNTRDVDQFGKSWALDQHTDECGGCGKQCPVCPKAKETLFSKPDSCGIISDPKGPFKACHTEINPEPYLSDCVFDACATGGNKDTQCNNIMAYALACQGAGVQIEPWRTTSSCPASCPSNSHYELSGSTCGGTCANFIGQFACSERRFEGCQCDPGFVFDANKCVPLENCGCVFNGRYLRVGESVISSKCSSKCTCKASGMTSCQEVSCASGEECSIRDGTRGCFIRQKKCSISRKGHITSFDAMSGAIANNGAFELASLCDESNQQWFRVVVDIRVCSTGSSPTVAILYVFFKDTTVAVNSQHVTWVNGKKESLPSKMANELSIQLSEDTVVIDITPAVRVTYSRAQEVTVIVDGTLTNKLCGACGNGNDDPKDDMQTANGKVTNNVAEIVASWRAGDFSRCGL, from the exons ATGGGAGACCCCCACTACCATACCTTTGACGGGCGAGGTTTTGACTTCATGGGAACCTGCACCTATGTCATTGCTAAAACCTGTATGGCGGATGATAAGCTCCAGGGCTTTGAGGTCCTTGCCGAAAATGAGAACAGAGGAAGCCTCAGGGTGTCATATGTCGGTGTGGTCACAGTGAAGGTTTATGGTATCACCATTACAGTTGTTCGGTCCGAAAGAGGTCGTGTAAGG ATTGACAACAGCCTGTGGACTTTGCCAATAGCCTTAAACAACAATAAGCTGCTATTGTCTCAAAGTGGCCGTTCAGTGCTTATTCAGACTGATTTTGGTCTGACTGTCCGATATGACTGGAACACTCGTCTTTTAGTCAGTCTGACCGAGTCTTATGCTGGAAAGACTTGTGGGCTCTGCGGCAACTTTAATGGGAACCCCAATGATGATTTCACAACACCCTCTGGCACCCAGGCTAATGGGGCAGTGGCCTTTGGAAGTAGCTGGAAGGTTCAAGGGATGGGTGAAAAGGCTCACTGCAGAGATGACTGTGTGGGCGGGTGTGAccactgtgaaaacaaaaacatgaagcaTTGGGAGAGTGATACATTTTGTGGCATCATCACACTAAAAAATGGACCATTCAGTAAATGTCACAGCACCATTGACCCTCAAGTGTATCTGGAGAACTGCAAATACGATGTGTGCGTGGCAAAGGGCAGTCGACATTTTCTTTGCAACGCTCTGGAGGACTACACTGAAGTATGCCAAACTGCTGGAGTTCAGGTCCAAGACTGGAGGAAAATGTCCAATTGCC ATGTTACATGTCCCGCCAACAGCCACTATGAACTTTGTGGTAGTGCCTGCCCAGCCACATGTTCTGACCCTAATGCTCCCTCCAAATGCAAACTCCCCTGTGTTCAGACCTGCACCTGCAACGAAGGCTTTGTGCTGAGTGGAAACCGCTGTGTGCGAACTAATAACTGCGGCTGTACCCATGAGGGTCGATACGTTCCTTCAGGGGAATCATTCTGGGCTGATGACTCGTGTCGTCGATGGTGTAAATGCAACCCAAGAAACCGAGAGGTGGAATGTAAGGATAAAAGCTGTAAGGCAGGGGAACAGTGTAAGGTGATCAAAGGCGAGAGGAAGTGCCATGCTTTATCTCAAAGCACCTGCCATTCCAGTGGTGACCCCCATTACATGACCTTCGACAGGGAGAAGTTCGACTTTCAGGGTACATGCGTATACCAACTAGCTGCactctgcaacaacaacaccgAGCTGGAACAGTTTGAAGTGCGGGTGCAGAATGAACACCGCCATAATAAAAGGGTTTCTTTCACTAAGTTGGTAGAGGTCAAAGTGCATTCATTCAGCATTATCATGACAACAAGCTACAAGGGCAACATTCTG GTGAATAACGAGCTGGTTAACTTGCCTGTCACACTGGATGAAGGGAGAATCTCTGTTCAGAAGAATGGCTTTTTTGCTGTGGTCACCACGACCTTTGGCCTCAAGGCTGCTTTTGACTGGCGTAGTCGGGCATCTGTGACACTGCCAGGCACCTACGAGGGAGCTGTTTGTGGGCTCTGTGGCAACTACAATGGCAAAAAAGCAGATGACCTCATTCCAAAGAACGGTGACAAACCTGTTCCCGCGTCAGAGTTTGGCAACAGCTGGCAAATCGGTGAAATCCCCGGTTGTGTCGGTGGCTGCAAAGGGGTCTGTCCTAAATGTGACATCAATCAGAAGGTTCAGTATGAACAAAAGAATTACTGCGGGATTATCAACGATCCCAGTGGACCGTTCCGTGAGTGCCATGCTAAAGTGAGCCCAGCTGAGTACTTTGAAGACTGCGTTTTTGATGTTTGCATGTATAAGGGCAGGAAGGATGTGTTGTGTCAGGCTGTTGCATCATATACAGAAGCGTGTCAGAATGAAGGAGCCAAGGTGTTCAACTGGCGAACAAGTCAGTTCTGTG CAATGAAATGTCCACTCCACAGCCACTATGAACTATGTGCAAATGGATGTCCAGCTTCCTGCATGAGTCTAGTCTCTCCTGTAGCCTGTGATTCTGATTGTAAGGAGGCCTGTTCCTGTGACGACGGGTACGTTCTCAGTGGAGATGTGTGCGTTCCCTTGTCGCAGTGCGGTTGCCTCTATGACAACAAGTACTACCGTACTGGCCAAGTGTTTTATCCCAATGGACAGTGTCAAGAACAATGCAAGTGCAAGCAAGGTGGAGAG ATTGCATGCTTAGACTTCAAATGTGGACCAAATGAGGAGTGCAAGATCGTGAAAGGCATCCACAAATGTCACCCAGTTGGCAAGGGTGTGTGCCAAGCCTCTGGTGATCCTCACTACACCTCTTTTGATGGGCTAAAGTTTGATTTTCAGGGGACATGCACTTACACCCTCTCCAAGAGCTGTGGGTTAGAAGGAAGCAACCTGGTGGACTTTTCCGTCAATGTTGAAAATGTGCAGTGGGAACAAAATAAGAAAGTCGTGGTGTCTGTCACCAAAATGGTTGCTGTGGAGGTTTACGGCTTCACTCTGATCATGAAGCAAAAGACGTCAGGCATCCTG GTAAATGGAGTGCTCAGACATCTTCCTTTGAATCTGAATGAGGGAGCTGTTAAGATCTACAAACAAGGCCGACGTTACATTGTCGAAACAGATTTTGAGCTTATCGTCACATATGACCTTGTGTATCATGTGACAGTCACCGTACCTGGTAACTACCGGGATAAGGTCTGTGGTCTGTGCGGCAACTTCAATGGCAATAAAGGAGATGACTTCAGAGATTCTCGAGGCATAATTGTCAAAGATGTGAACTCATTTGGAGCTTCATGGAAGGTCAAAATCCCTGGAGCAGTGTGTCTAGATGGCTGTAAGGGAAAGAGCTGTCCTAACTGCAAGGCCCCACTCAAGGCTTTATTTTCAACATCCACCTACTGTGGCATTATGACAGCACCCAACGGCCCTTTCAAAATCTGCCATGATAAATTAGACCCCAAACCATATTTTGACGACTGCATCTTTGATGTCTGTGCTTCCAACGGGGAAGGAAGCGCTCTGTGTGACAGCGTAGCAACCTATGCCTTCAGTTGTCACAAGGCAGGTGTGGACATCAAAAACTGGCGGACAAAATCATTCTGTC CCATGAAATGCCCAACAAACAGTCACTATGAGGTTTGTGCAGACAACTGGGCATTAACCTGCCCGGGCCTCACGGACATCGTTTTTCCCACCCCTGAATGTACAGAAGGTTGTGAATGTAACGATGGCTTTTCGTTTAATGGAGAAACATGTattgaagaaaacaaatgtGGCTGCTTTGACAATGGGAAAAGTTACAAG CCTGGTGAGGTGATGTACGAAGAAAACTGTGAAGAAAAATGTACCTGTCAGCCAGACAAAGGCCTCGTCTGTGAACAACATTCTTGCCCTCAGAATACCAAATGCATTGTCAGGAAAGGGGTTAGGGCATGCTACCACACAG ATCCCTGTGAGGATGTCAAATGTCGGATCAAGGAGAAGTGCCGCGTTGTGAAGGGAGAAGCAGAGTGTGTACCCGTGTACACAGGCACCTGCTGGGCCTGGGGTGATCCCCACTTCCACACATATGACGGTTACAATTTTGACTTTCAGGGCACATGTAATTATGTCATGTCTGAGACTTGCGGGGACTTGGATGGACTTGTTCCCTTCTCTGTCACTGAAAGAAATGACAATCGGGGCAACAAAGCAGTCTCTTATGTCAGGGAGGTACATGTTTCTGTATATGGCTACTCCATCACCATCCGCAAGAACCAAGTTGGCAGGGTCATG gtGGATGGGCAGCTTTTGAATCTTCCTGTGGAACTCGGTGAGGGAAAAGTGTCACTGCTTCATAGGGGGGGCCGTGCAGTGGTGGAGACAAATTTTGGCCTTGTCGTCTCCTATGAGTGGAGGTGGCACCTGGTCATCAAACTGCCAAGCAGCTACTACGGCAGTGTCTGCGGTCTGTGTGGGAACTTCAATGGTAACCATGCCGACGAGCACCTAGACCCAGCTGGTGAAGCAGTCCCCTCAGTAATAGAGTGGGGCAAAAGTTGGCAAACACCTGATCAGGACAAAGAGTCTCCCTGCTCCGTATGTGAGAAAGATTGCCCTACCTGTAACGAAAACATGCTTCAGCGCTATCAGACTGAGGCGTTCTGTGGTGCTCTCACTGCTAAGAATGGATTGTTTAAGATTTGTCATAAGAAAGTGGATCCACAGGCCTTCTTTCATAGCTGTGTGTATGACATATGCTTGAATGATGGGGATAAAAAGATGCTGTGCCAAGCACTGGCCTCCTACACGAGCGAATGCAATGACAAAGGAGTAAAGATCACAGGCTGGAGGAAGAAGTATGGCTGCC cAATGAACTGTCCACGTCATAGCCATTATGAAGAATGTGCCAGCCCGTGTCAGCCGTCTTGTCCATTTCCTGATGAGCCCGTGATTTGTACCCTTAACTGTGtggagagctgtgtgtgtgacaagGGTTATGTTCTCAGTGGAGGTGTCTGCGTGCCTCAAGAAACATGCGGGTGCTCCTATGAGGGCCGCTACTACAAACCAGGCCAGCGCTTCTGGGCCAATGAGGGGTGTAGTCGTCTCTGTGAATGCGATACGACCCTGGGTCTGGTAAAATGCAGCGAGGCCTCCTGCTCAGCCAAGGAGGTTTGCACCCTGGTAGATGGACAGAGAACCTGTGCAGCCACCAGTCATGCCACGTGCTCAGCCTCGGGTGACCCGCACTACCACACCTTTGACGGCCATAGGTTTGATTTCCAGGGCACGTGTGTGTACCAGCTAGTGGGGCTGTGCTCCAGGCAGGAGGGTCTGGAGCCTTTCAACGTGACTGTGCAGAATGACCACCGGGGAAGCACGTCTGTGTCGTTCACAAAGACTGTCAAATTTTACATTTACGGCATCACCCTGACCCTCAGCAGACAGTACCCCAACAGGATTCTG CTTAACGATGAGCTTGCTTTGTTACCACTGGAATACAGTGATAAACTGAAGGTGTCCCTCAGCGGCCGGAAGGCTGTGGTGAACACAGCTGCCGGCATAACCGTGACTTTTGACTGGCAGAGCACGATGCGTGTTACTTTACCCAGCACCTACCAAAGCATGGTCTGTGGTCTCTGTGGCAACTACAATGGGAAGGGTCAGGATGACATGTCCATGCCAAACGGTCAGACCACCACAAACAGCAACAAGCTCGGGGAGAGCTGGCAGGTGGCCCTGACACCAGGCTGCTCGACAGCCTGCCAAGGCGCACACTGCCAGGAATGCtcagaagagcagaaaagcaAGTATGAAGCCCAGCGTTACTGCGGAATTATCACTGAAAAGACTGGATCTTTTAAAAATTGTCACAAGCAGTTGGACCCTGGTCCTTTCCTGAAGGACTGCGTCTTTGATGCCTGTCAGTATCATGGCCACTTTGCAGCAATCTGTGATGCCATTCAAACTTATGCCTCTGCCTGTCAGAATGAGGGAATCACCGTTGATACCTGGAGAAGAGAGGACTTCTGTC CAATGACATGTCCAGCTAACAGCCATTATACTCTGTGCGCTTCGGCATGTCCAACAACTTGTGCCAGGTTAACCTCTGATGACAAATGCCAGAAGGCCTGTATAGAGGGGTGTGAGTGCAACGATGGCTACCTGCTAAGCGGAGATACCTGCGTGCCTGTGAAAGACTGCGGATGCTCTTATGAGGGCCGTTACTACCGGAAAGGAGACATAATCTATCCTGACTCTCAGTGTGAAGAGAAATGTGTCTGTGGCGAGACGGGTGACATGTCTTGCCAAAAGACCAAATGTCTCAAAGGGGAGACCTGTAAGCTTCTGAATGGAGTTAATGGCTGCCACCCCATAAAGCACGACAAATGTGTAGCGTCTGGTGACCCTCATTACATTTCCTTTGATGGAAGACGCTTTGATTTCCAGGGTACCTGTGAGTATGTATTGGCAAAAACATGTGATATCGACCCAAACTCCCTGACAGCATTCACAGTCACCCAAAGAAATCAGAGATTTGGCAACGGAAAAGTGGCTGTTACCAAGACGATCACTGTGCAGGTCTTCGGTTATGAAATAACCATCAAGCAAGGAGTGCCATGGAAAGTCAAT ctGAATAATGAACTTGTAAACATTCCGCTCTCCCTCGATAACGGCCGTGTGCAAGTCACCCAACAAGGCCAAAACATAATTGTCCAGACAGACTTTGGGCTCAAAGTCCTTTACAACACAGTCTATTATGTTGAAGTGATCGTGCCCTCTACATACCAGGGGAAGATGTGCGGTCTCTGcggtaacaacaacaacaatcccaGTGACGACTTCAAACTTCCCAGCGGCAAAAACACAAGAGATGTCGATCAGTTTGGGAAATCGTGGGCATTGGACCAACATACCGATGAATGTGGAGGGTGTGGCAAACAATGCCCAGTATGTCCAAAGGCCAAGGAAACCTTGTTCAGTAAACCAGACTCATGCGGCATTATTAGCGATCCTAAAGGGCCGTTTAAAGCCTGTCACACTGAGATTAACCCTGAGCCATATTTGTCTGATTGTGTTTTTGACGCCTGTGCAACGGGtggcaacaaagacacacagtgTAATAATATCATGGCCTATGCGCTGGCATGTCAGGGGGCAGGAGTACAAATTGAGCCATGGAGGACCACCTCCTCATGCC ctgcttcctgtccttcaAACAGTCACTATGAGCTGAGTGGCAGCACATGCGGAGGGACCTGTGCTAACTTTATAGGCCAGTTTGCTTGCTCTGAAAGAAGATTTGAAGGGTGCCAGTGTGATCCTGGCTTTGTTTTTGATGCTAACAAATGTGTTCCCCTGGAAAACTGTGGATGTGTGTTTAATGGAAGATATCTGAGG GTGGGGGAGTCTGTAATATCCAGCAAGTGTAGCTCTAAGTGCACTTGCAAGGCCTCTGGGATGACCAGTTGCCAAGAGGTATCATGTGCCAGTGGAGAGGAGTGCAGTATAAGAGACGGGACCAGAGGCTGCTTCATCAGACAGAAGaaatgcagcatcagcagaaaggGCCACATCACATCCTTCGACGCCATGTCTGGAGCAATAGCCAATAATGGAGCATTTGAGCTGGCATCCCTGTGTGATGAGAGTAACCAGCAGTGGTTCCGTGTGGTGGTGGACATTAGGGTCTGCAGCACAGGGTCATCCCCCACTGTCGCCATCTTATATGTTTTCTTCAAAGACACCACTGTGGCAGTGAACAGTCAACACGTAACCTGG GTAAACGGCAAGAAAGAGTCTCTTCCCAGCAAAATGGCTAATGAACTTTCCATCCAGCTCTCAGAGGACACTGTGGTCATTGATATAACTCCCGCTGTGAGGGTCACCTACTCCAGGGCTCAGGAGGTTACCGTCATTGTCGACGGTACCCTGACCAATAAATTGTGCGGCGCCTGTGGCAACGGCAATGACGACCCCAAAGACGACATGCAGACCGCAAATGGAAAAGTCACAAACAATGTGGCTGAAATTGTGGCCTCCTGGAGGGCCGGGGACTTCTCTAGATG TGGTCTGTAG